From Tripterygium wilfordii isolate XIE 37 chromosome 13, ASM1340144v1, whole genome shotgun sequence, the proteins below share one genomic window:
- the LOC120013046 gene encoding hydroxyproline O-galactosyltransferase GALT2-like produces the protein MKCAIVGFLGCNMMKRSKSEPSTVRRFRLSHLLFGIAAVYLLFLGFKFQHFLELAALLSGDDSYVGLDGTTVGENEEVDLSKGFFGSAYKDTLHQEVEDEQNHNAPLMPKKEHQGEENGGARSIKPIQHKYGRITGEIMRQMNRTSDFSVLERMVDEAWTLGLKAWEEVEKFDVKDSEEDTMMEGKPESCPSWASASGNELAAGDRLMFIPCGLAAGSSITVVGTPHNAHQEYVPQLVKLRRGDGLVMVSQFMVELQGLRAVDGEDPPKILHLNPRLRGDWSQHPVIEHNTCYRMQWGTAQRCDGLPSKNDEDMLVDGYRRCEKWVRNDIVDPKESKTTSWFKRFIGREQKPEVTWPFPFVEGKLFILTLRAGVDGFHVHVGGRHLTSFPYRMGFTLQDATGLAIKGAVDVHSVYATALPTSHPSFSPQRVLEISDKWKAHPLPEVPIRLFIGVLSATNHFAERMAVRKTWMQSSVIKSSHVAVRFFVALNQRKEVNAVLKEEAAYFGDIVILPFLDRYELVVLKTIAICEFGVQNVTATYIMKCDDDTFVRVESVLKEIGGISHNKSLYMGNLNLLHRPLRNGKWAVTYEEWPEEVYPPYANGPGYIISSDIAKFVLELHVKRRLRLFKMEDVSMGMWVEQFNGTVPVQYSHNWKFCQYGCMVDYYTAHYQSPRQMICLWDKLGRGQAQCCNFR, from the exons ATGAAGTGTGCAATTGTTGGTTTTTTGGGCTGTAACATGATGAAGAGGTCAAAAAGTGAACCTTCTACTGTTAGGAGGTTCAGATTGTCACATTTGTTATTTGGTATAGCAGCTGTATACTTACTATTCTTAGGATTTAAGTTCCAACATTTTCTAGAGCTTGCTGCATTGTTGAGTGGAGATGATAGTTATGTTGGTTTGGATGGGACTACGGTGGGGGAAAATGAAGAGGTGGATCTAAGCAAAGGATTCTTTGGTTCTGCCTATAAGGATACTTTACATCAGGAGGTAGAGGACGAACAGAACCATAATGCACCACTTATGCCGAAGAAAGAACATCAAGGCGAAGAAAATGGGGGAGCTAGATCTATAAAGCCAATTCAGCACAAATATGGTCGGATAACGGGTGAGATCATGAGGCAAATGAATAGGACAAGTGATTTTTCAGTGCTTGAGAGAATGGTCGATGAGGCTTGGACATTGGGTTTGAAGGCATGGGAAGAAGTGGAAAAATTTGACGTAAAGGATAGTGAAGAGGATACTATGATGGAGGGGAAGCCTGAGTCTTGTCCTTCATGGGCATCAGCGAGTGGAAATGAGTTGGCTGCTGGTGACAGGCTTATGTTCATTCCTTGTGGGCTTGCTGCAGGGTCCTCCATAACAGTTGTTGGAACACCACACAATGCACATCAAGAGTATGTGCCTCAACTTGTGAAATTGAGGAGGGGTGATGGTTTAGTTATGGTTTCTCAGTTTATGGTTGAACTGCAAGGATTGAGGGCGGTGGATGGGGAGGATCCTCCAAAGATTCTACATTTGAATCCTCGACTTAGAGGAGATTGGAGCCAGCATCCTGTCATTGAGCACAATACCTGCTATCGGATGCAATGGGGGACAGCTCAGAGGTGTGATGGTTTACCATCCAAGAATGATGAAGACATGCTAG TCGATGGATACCGTAGGTGTGAAAAATGGGTGCGAAATGATATTGTTGACCCAAAGGAGTCCAAGACGACCTCATGGTTCAAACGGTTTATAGGACGTGAACAGAAGCCTGAGGTGACTTGGCCATTTCCTTTTGTAGAAGGTAAACTGTTTATCCTGACCCTGCGTGCAGGTGTTGATGGATTCCATGTTCATGTCGGAGGTCGTCATTTGACTTCATTCCCATACCGTATG GGATTTACACTTCAAGATGCCACAGGTTTGGCAATTAAAGGGGCTGTTGATGTTCATTCAGTTTATGCAACAGCTCTTCCCACTTCTCATCCAAGTTTCTCACCTCAGAGAGTATTGGAAATATCGGACAAGTGGAAAGCTCATCCTTTACCTGAGGTTCCTATTCGACTTTTTATTGGGGTTCTCTCTGCTACTAATCATTTTGCGGAACGCATGGCTGTTAGAAAAACTTGGATGCAGTCTTCAGTCATCAAATCTTCACATGTAGCAGTTCGATTCTTTGTTGCATTA AATCAAAGGAAGGAGGTTAATGCGGTGCTGAAGGAAGAGGCTGCTTATTTTGGTGATATTGTTATTTTGCCCTTTCTGGATCGCTATGAGCTCGTAGTGCTTAAAACTATTGCCATCTGTGAGTTTGGG GTTCAAAATGTGACGGCTACATATATTATGAAATGTGATGATGACACTTTTGTTAGAGTGGAGAGTGTCCTCAAAGAAATTGGAGGCATATCTCACAACAAGTCCCTGTATATGGGCAATCTCAATCTCTTGCATCGCCCTCTGAGAAATGGAAAATGGGCAGTCACATATGAG GAATGGCCGGAAGAAGTTTATCCACCATATGCCAATGGGCCTGGATATATTATTTCCAGTGATATAGCTAAATTTGTCTTAGAGCTACATGTTAAAAGGCGCTTGAGG CTTTTTAAAATGGAGGATGTGAGTATGGGAATGTGGGTTGAACAATTTAATGGAACCGTACCAGTCCAGTACTCCCATAACTGGAAATTTTGTCAGTATGGTTGCATGGTGGACTACTACACTGCTCATTATCAATCGCCAAGGCAGATGATCTGTCTTTGGGATAAGCTGGGTAGAGGTCAGGCTCAGTGCTGCAACTTTAGATGA
- the LOC120012623 gene encoding (S)-scoulerine 9-O-methyltransferase-like: MGSQEDDDFLSAFGITRMIGVQLALRAAVELNVFTIIANSNSPEAQLTAKEIVAKIPTTNPNAAMALEKILNLLASYSILSASPRTSLSDGKRPEKAYGLTKQSRRLALDNGGVSLASVLLFGSEREIVDSFYTLKDAVLEQSYKGYNKANGETFFESLRRKPGLNKLFNDNMSICSKVMLEQVLRVYRGFEEVEELMDVGGGIGTSLEKIVSAYPHIHGINMDLPHVIANATTIAGVKHIAGDMFEPLPAAQTIFLKWVLHDWDDDWCIKILRNCWKALPENGKVIVVEFAVSEDCNESVHTTFMELMMMVLNLGGKERTTVELDWIAKAAGFAQTITFPTHKLGFYVIEFIKKT, encoded by the exons ATGGGGAGCCAAGAGGATGACGATTTTTTATCTGCATTTGGAATAACAAGAATGATAGGTGTTCAATTAGCTCTTAGAGCTGCAGTTGAGCTAAATGTCTTTACTATCATTGCTAATTCCAACTCCCCAGAAGCACAACTTACTGCAAAAGAAATCGTCGCGAAAATCCCGACAACAAACCCTAATGCAGCTATGGCTTTGGAGAAGATACTGAATTTACTAGCTTCATATTCCATTTTATCTGCATCTCCTAGAACATCCCTATCAGATGGGAAAAGGCCGGAAAAGGCGTACGGCCTGACGAAGCAGAGCCGGCGCTTAGCATTGGACAATGGAGGAGTTTCTTTGGCTTCAGTTTTGCTTTTTGGGTCTGAAAGAGAGATTGTGGACTCCTTTTACACATTGAAGGATGCTGTGCTTGAACAATCTTACAAGGGTTATAACAAAGCTAATGGTGAGACCTTCTTTGAATCTTTGAGAAGGAAACCTGGCCTAAACAAACTGTTCAATGACAATATGTCAATTTGCTCAAAGGTAATGTTGGAGCAAGTATTGAGGGTTTATAGAGGATTTGAAGAGGTGGAGGAGTTGATGGATGTTGGGGGAGGGATTGGGACTTCACTGGAGAAGATAGTTTCTGCTTATCCACATATTCATGGCATCAACATGGATTTGCCTCATGTCATTGCTAATGCGACCACCATTGCAG GTGTGAAGCATATTGCTGGAGATATGTTTGAGCCATTGCCTGCTGCACAAACAATATTCTTAAAG TGGGTACTCCACGATTGGGACGATGATTGGTGCATCAAGATATTGAGAAATTGTTGGAAGGCATTGCCGGAAAATGGCAAGGTCATAGTTGTGGAATTTGCAGTCTCTGAAGACTGTAATGAATCAGTGCACACAACATTCATGGAACTGATGATGATGGTACTAAATCTTGGGGGTAAGGAGCGAACGACAGTTGAACTCGACTGGATTGCTAAAGCTGCAGGTTTTGCTCAAACAATAACATTTCCGACTCATAAGCTGGGATTTTATGTCATAGAGTTCAtcaagaaaacttaa